Proteins encoded within one genomic window of Armatimonadota bacterium:
- a CDS encoding aminotransferase class I/II-fold pyridoxal phosphate-dependent enzyme, with protein MSKFPGFQTRAIHGGTVRDPLKSVSPPIYQTSTFQFDSMAEGARLGADAGSGWYYTRWGNPTTRLFEELMAELEGGEDALATASGMGAISTAVLAVLHPGAHVVSPRAVYQATFTLFRELAPERGVEVTFIDAVDPAEYERAMRPNTKLLYIETPNNPLMQVTDIAAITDLARKVGAATIADNTFASPFNQTPLAMGADMVVHSATKYLGGHHDLTAGVIVGRRELIKRATRLLRVLGPVLDPFAAWLLVRGLRTLGLRVERHNHNAARLAEFLAGHPRVERVHYPGLPSHPDYAVAVRQMRGFGGMLSFEARGGFEAGVRTVENLRIASLAVSLGGHETLVTHPASTSSVGIPREDRERSGITDGLIRVSVGLEDVEDLIADFDQALRSV; from the coding sequence ATGAGCAAGTTCCCGGGTTTTCAGACGCGCGCGATTCACGGCGGTACGGTTCGCGATCCACTCAAGTCGGTGAGCCCGCCCATCTACCAGACCTCCACCTTCCAGTTCGACTCGATGGCCGAGGGCGCCCGGCTGGGGGCAGATGCGGGCAGCGGCTGGTACTACACGCGCTGGGGCAATCCAACTACGCGGCTCTTCGAAGAGCTGATGGCCGAACTCGAAGGCGGCGAGGACGCGCTTGCCACGGCGTCGGGCATGGGCGCTATTTCCACGGCGGTGCTGGCGGTGCTCCATCCCGGCGCGCACGTCGTCTCCCCGCGCGCGGTGTACCAGGCCACGTTCACGCTGTTCCGCGAGTTGGCGCCGGAGCGCGGCGTCGAGGTGACGTTCATTGACGCGGTTGATCCCGCGGAATACGAGCGGGCGATGCGACCCAATACGAAGCTGCTGTATATCGAGACGCCCAACAATCCCTTGATGCAGGTGACCGACATCGCGGCCATCACTGACCTGGCTCGGAAGGTCGGCGCCGCCACGATTGCCGACAACACCTTCGCGTCACCGTTCAATCAGACGCCGCTAGCGATGGGCGCGGACATGGTCGTGCACAGCGCGACGAAGTACCTGGGCGGTCACCATGACCTCACCGCCGGGGTGATTGTGGGAAGGCGCGAACTGATCAAGCGGGCCACGCGCCTGCTCCGGGTTCTCGGCCCGGTGCTTGATCCGTTCGCGGCGTGGCTGCTGGTGCGCGGGCTGCGGACGCTGGGTCTGCGGGTGGAACGACACAATCACAACGCGGCGCGGTTGGCCGAGTTCCTGGCAGGCCACCCGCGGGTGGAACGGGTCCACTACCCGGGGCTGCCGTCACATCCCGATTACGCCGTGGCAGTGCGGCAGATGCGCGGATTTGGCGGGATGCTCTCGTTCGAAGCACGCGGGGGGTTCGAGGCCGGCGTGCGAACGGTTGAGAATCTGCGGATCGCCAGTTTGGCGGTCAGTTTGGGCGGCCACGAGACACTGGTGACGCATCCGGCCTCCACGAGCAGCGTGGGGATTCCCCGGGAAGACCGCGAGCGGTCTGGGATAACCGACGGGCTGATCCGCGTCTCGGTCGGGCTGGAAGACGTCGAGGACCTGATCGCGGACTTCGATCAGGCCCTGCGCTCCGTCTAG
- a CDS encoding HAD family hydrolase: MTGSTHTTYPSLAAVIFDLGGTLIYPSTTEADNSAHLTAWLRSSGIPAELGAAIREARRWMWEMTSITGRQHTMQEAIHRAAAQLNLGTTDGEFVEAAERVFFAPEMDGYRAFPGAVGMLERLSRAGLRLGCISNASSHWLIEQIVERMGFGPYLDPVVSSAGFGRTKPDPTIFRSVLERWGVEPARAAMVGDTLEADMGGGQGVGMRTLYVTMTPNPDNVNHRHIRPDAEAASLEEATKILLAWQGGGAAACPARSA, translated from the coding sequence ATGACCGGCTCAACTCACACGACATATCCCTCGCTGGCCGCGGTGATCTTCGACCTCGGCGGTACGCTCATCTACCCTTCTACGACCGAGGCGGACAACTCCGCGCACCTGACGGCGTGGCTGCGGTCGTCGGGCATTCCGGCGGAGCTGGGTGCCGCGATCCGTGAAGCCCGCCGCTGGATGTGGGAGATGACCTCGATCACCGGCCGCCAGCACACCATGCAGGAGGCGATCCACCGGGCGGCCGCACAACTGAACCTGGGGACAACCGACGGCGAGTTCGTCGAGGCCGCCGAGCGCGTGTTCTTCGCGCCCGAAATGGATGGATACCGTGCCTTCCCTGGCGCGGTGGGGATGCTGGAGCGATTGAGCAGAGCCGGCCTCCGGCTGGGGTGCATCTCGAACGCCTCCTCTCACTGGCTGATCGAGCAGATCGTCGAGCGGATGGGCTTCGGTCCGTACCTGGATCCCGTGGTGTCATCTGCGGGATTCGGAAGGACCAAACCCGACCCTACGATCTTCCGCTCGGTGCTCGAGCGGTGGGGGGTCGAGCCGGCGCGCGCCGCGATGGTGGGCGACACGCTGGAGGCCGACATGGGCGGCGGGCAAGGGGTCGGGATGCGTACGCTCTACGTCACGATGACGCCCAACCCGGACAACGTCAACCATCGCCACATAAGGCCCGATGCGGAAGCGGCGTCGCTGGAAGAGGCGACAAAGATCCTGCTGGCCTGGCAGGGAGGCGGAGCCGCGGCTTGCCCTGCCCGGAGCGCCTGA